A single Thermosynechococcus vestitus BP-1 DNA region contains:
- the dnaB gene encoding replicative DNA helicase: protein MVQEPSFQPDSQLIPPQNLEAEEWILGGILLDPEAINRVVDILPVEAFYLSAHREIYRAAVSLHSRSNPTDLLCVTAWLQDQGLLERVGGHRKLAELVERTVSAINIDRYALLVKEKYLRRKLIEAGTHVVKLGYDNSLPLDVILDQAEQQIFSVTQDRIQQGLTHTNEILIHTFTELDKRVEGNIQPGLFCNFYDLDNITQGFQRSDLIIIAGRPSMGKTAIALQIARRIAEIHNLAVAIYSLEMSKEQLVQRLLASEARIDTNYLRAGRISQHQWEPLSRALGILSQLPIYIDDTPNPTLGQIRSTARRLHAEHPNGLGLILIDYLQLMGGEETSEGRVQELSKITRSLKGLARELNVPVIALSQLSRSVESRQNKRPLMSDLRESGSIEQDADLVILLYRDEYYNPDTPDRGICELLIAKHRNGPVGTVKLLFDPQYTRFENLARD, encoded by the coding sequence ATGGTTCAGGAGCCAAGTTTTCAGCCCGATAGCCAACTGATTCCCCCCCAGAACCTCGAGGCGGAAGAGTGGATCTTGGGGGGTATTCTCTTAGATCCGGAAGCCATCAACCGTGTGGTGGATATTTTGCCAGTTGAGGCCTTTTACCTCAGTGCCCACCGCGAGATCTATCGGGCAGCGGTTTCCCTCCATAGTCGCAGCAATCCCACGGATCTGCTGTGTGTGACCGCCTGGCTACAGGATCAGGGGTTATTGGAGCGAGTTGGGGGGCACAGGAAGCTGGCAGAACTGGTGGAGCGCACCGTCAGTGCCATCAATATTGATCGCTACGCTCTTTTGGTCAAGGAAAAATACCTGCGCCGGAAGCTGATTGAAGCCGGCACCCATGTGGTGAAGCTGGGCTATGATAACAGCCTCCCGTTGGATGTGATCTTGGATCAGGCCGAGCAACAAATCTTTAGCGTGACTCAGGATCGGATTCAGCAGGGGTTGACCCACACTAATGAGATTCTTATCCATACGTTTACAGAATTGGACAAGCGGGTGGAGGGCAATATTCAGCCAGGTCTATTCTGCAATTTTTATGATCTGGACAACATCACCCAAGGCTTCCAGCGATCGGATTTGATTATTATTGCGGGTCGTCCTTCAATGGGTAAGACAGCGATCGCCCTGCAAATTGCCCGTCGCATTGCTGAAATTCACAATCTGGCGGTGGCCATCTACAGCCTTGAAATGTCGAAGGAGCAACTGGTTCAACGCCTCCTCGCCAGTGAAGCTCGCATTGACACCAACTATTTACGGGCGGGGCGCATTAGCCAACACCAGTGGGAACCCCTAAGTCGGGCGCTCGGGATTCTCTCGCAACTGCCCATCTACATTGACGACACTCCTAACCCCACCCTTGGACAAATTCGCTCTACTGCCCGCCGGCTCCACGCCGAGCATCCCAACGGCCTCGGCCTTATTTTGATTGACTACCTACAACTGATGGGCGGTGAAGAAACCAGCGAAGGCCGGGTTCAAGAACTCTCCAAAATTACCCGCTCTCTCAAAGGACTGGCGCGGGAACTCAATGTCCCCGTCATTGCTCTCTCCCAACTCAGCCGCAGTGTAGAATCGCGGCAAAACAAGCGTCCCTTAATGTCAGACCTGCGGGAATCGGGATCGATTGAACAGGATGCTGACCTCGTCATTCTGCTGTACCGCGATGAATATTACAACCCCGACACCCCCGATCGCGGGATTTGTGAACTCCTGATTGCCAAACACCGCAATGGCCCTGTGGGCACAGTGAAGCTGCTCTTTGACCCCCAATACACCCGCTTTGAAAACCTTGCCCGCGATTAG
- a CDS encoding ChaB family protein translates to MSTAFTQPATKCVSATFQEEAKVKEAIERLLNRGVPKENISIIGRNFQSEARISGFITKKDIILDGVTTGALYGSIFGSLLSLLTGVGVLFIPFIGVVAAAGPLAAALLGATSGALYGALGAGLGSALISLGMPQDKAAIYQMRVQAGEFLLVVEVPEEKAGEIFLLLQSAGGQEAAITEMQIPRQPEGQLSGPEDISPEVRADLSEAAQSQFVTAYNEALKESNDEKNALIKAWEHIKRLFQRNEKGIYGS, encoded by the coding sequence ATGAGTACTGCCTTTACCCAACCAGCAACTAAATGTGTCTCCGCCACGTTCCAGGAGGAGGCCAAAGTCAAAGAAGCGATCGAACGGCTTTTAAATCGCGGTGTCCCTAAAGAAAATATCTCTATCATTGGTCGCAATTTTCAGTCTGAAGCCCGTATTAGTGGATTTATTACTAAGAAAGATATTATTTTAGATGGCGTCACCACTGGCGCACTCTACGGCTCTATCTTTGGTTCACTGCTGAGTCTGTTGACGGGGGTTGGTGTTCTTTTCATTCCCTTTATTGGGGTTGTTGCTGCTGCTGGACCGTTGGCTGCTGCTCTGTTGGGGGCTACAAGTGGCGCCCTCTACGGTGCCCTAGGAGCTGGGCTAGGATCGGCGCTGATCTCCCTAGGCATGCCCCAGGACAAAGCGGCCATTTACCAAATGCGGGTACAGGCGGGTGAATTTTTGCTAGTTGTAGAAGTCCCTGAGGAAAAAGCAGGGGAGATCTTTCTCCTATTGCAATCCGCTGGTGGTCAAGAGGCGGCAATCACGGAGATGCAAATTCCGCGTCAACCTGAGGGGCAGTTGTCTGGTCCAGAGGACATTTCCCCAGAGGTGCGCGCAGATCTCTCGGAGGCAGCGCAGTCTCAATTTGTCACAGCCTATAATGAGGCGCTGAAGGAGTCCAATGATGAAAAAAATGCCCTGATTAAGGCTTGGGAACACATCAAGCGCCTCTTCCAACGGAATGAGAAGGGAATCTATGGCAGCTAG
- the rplI gene encoding 50S ribosomal protein L9, protein MAKRVQVVLNETVNKLGRMGQVVEVAPGYARNYLFPRGIAEPATPSALRRVERLQEKERQRLAALKSIAEKQKATLEKLATITISMPVGEKDMLFGSVTPQDVADAIQAITGETIDRREMILPEIRKLGTYTAEIKLHPEVTVKLNIQVVAD, encoded by the coding sequence ATGGCAAAGCGGGTGCAAGTTGTCTTGAATGAAACCGTTAATAAACTCGGGCGAATGGGTCAAGTCGTCGAAGTCGCCCCCGGCTATGCCCGTAATTACCTGTTCCCAAGAGGGATTGCCGAGCCAGCAACCCCCAGTGCCCTACGGCGCGTAGAGCGGCTCCAAGAAAAAGAACGGCAGCGGCTCGCCGCACTCAAAAGCATTGCTGAAAAACAAAAAGCGACCCTCGAAAAACTGGCGACCATTACCATCTCGATGCCCGTGGGCGAAAAAGATATGCTCTTTGGCAGCGTCACACCCCAAGATGTGGCCGATGCGATCCAGGCGATTACGGGTGAAACCATCGACCGCCGCGAAATGATCCTGCCTGAGATTCGCAAATTGGGCACCTACACGGCTGAAATCAAACTCCACCCCGAAGTGACTGTCAAGCTCAATATCCAAGTTGTTGCCGATTAG
- the psaJ gene encoding photosystem I reaction center subunit IX encodes MKHFLTYLSTAPVLAAIWMTITAGILIEFNRFYPDLLFHPL; translated from the coding sequence ATGAAGCACTTTTTGACCTATCTTTCCACCGCCCCCGTGCTAGCTGCCATTTGGATGACGATTACCGCCGGGATTTTGATTGAGTTTAATCGCTTCTACCCCGACTTGCTCTTCCATCCCCTCTAA